A region of the Deferribacterota bacterium genome:
TAAATCTATATCAATATCTAAAGCCTTTTTTACGACCTCTGGAAATTTAGCTGGATGTGCCGTTGCTAGACAAATTGTTTTACCCTTCAATTTATCATTTAATTTATAGTATGCATTAATAGCACATGATGTGTGCGGGTCAACTATTTCCCTATATTCTTTATGCACTTTTTTAATAGTATTTAATATCTCACTATTAGTTGTAGAGGCAGACAAAAAATCTTCTTTTACCTTTCGGAGCATTTCATGGCTAACAATAATACTGCCAGAGTTTTTAAGATTCTCCATTTGCGAATTAACTAAAGACACATCACCTTCATATAGATAGTATAAATATCTCTCAAAATTACTTGCAACAGTTATATCCATAGAGGGGCTATAGGTTTTTTTAGCTTTTTTAACACTATAATGCCCATTATTCACAAACCCATTTAATATGTCATTTTCATTGGTTGCAATTACGAGCTTATCAATTGGTAAACCCATTTTTTTTGCCATAAATCCTGCAAATACATTGCCAAAATTTCCTGTCGGTACAATAAAATTAACTCTTTCATCATTATTTTCAGTTAATTGAAAATATATATAAAAATAATAAACAATTTGCGCTACAATTCTTGCCCAGTTGATCGAATTAACAGCAACTAAATTATAATTTTCTTTAAATGCTTTTTCCATAAATAAAGATTTTATGATTTTTTGACAATCATCAAAATTTCCTTTAATAGCAATAGGGTGTATGTTATCTTCCAAATGTCTTGTCATTTGCAGTTCTTGTATGTTACTTATCTTTTCATAGGGATATAGTATAAAAATTGATATATTAGCCTTTCCTTTAACACTATAAATAGCAGAGCTACCAGTATCACCGCTTGTGGCACCAATGATATTTATATTTATATTTCTTTTTTTATTTAAATATTCAAATAAGTTGCCCAAAAATTGCATTGCCAAATCTTTAAAGGCAAATGTTGGGCCATGATATAATTCAGCCAATAAAAATTCTCTTAAATCCTTAATAGTAACAATCCTATCATTATAAAA
Encoded here:
- the thrC gene encoding threonine synthase, with amino-acid sequence LLVPEGIPFIDDNALKVLRDYKYVDLAVYIINKFWPEVETSVLAKIIENSYRNFYNDRIVTIKDLREFLLAELYHGPTFAFKDLAMQFLGNLFEYLNKKRNININIIGATSGDTGSSAIYSVKGKANISIFILYPYEKISNIQELQMTRHLEDNIHPIAIKGNFDDCQKIIKSLFMEKAFKENYNLVAVNSINWARIVAQIVYYFYIYFQLTENNDERVNFIVPTGNFGNVFAGFMAKKMGLPIDKLVIATNENDILNGFVNNGHYSVKKAKKTYSPSMDITVASNFERYLYYLYEGDVSLVNSQMENLKNSGSIIVSHEMLRKVKEDFLSASTTNSEILNTIKKVHKEYREIVDPHTSCAINAYYKLNDKLKGKTICLATAHPAKFPEVVKKALDIDIDLPREITILYKKKKKSILLENSVKSVKDYIFNQIRK